AATATAAGTGAAGGAATAATGCTGGCCATAATAATATGCCTGTTTTTTACGCTTATAATGGGTGTTTATCCTCAAATATTTATTAATTTCGCCAATTATTCTGCTGCTTCTTTAGCTTCTTTATGAAAGATATAGTTTATTTCGCTCCCGCCAAGGTTAACTTTTCTTTAAATATCGGTAAAAAAGAATCATGCGGACTTCATAAAATAGTTTCTCTTATGAGAAAAATTAACGTTAAAGATAAGATAACGTTTAATTTAACGGACGGACAGTATAATATTAAAACGGTTGCAGGCTCAAATTTAAAAAACAAAATTTCGGAACGCGAACTTCAATCGCTCTCCAACGAGGGTAACATAACTATAAAAACTGCCAAGCTTTTTTTTAATACGCTAAACGTAAGAAATAAAGGAATAGATATATTAATAGAAAAAAATATTCCTTTTAACGCCGGCTTAGGCGGCGGCTCAAGCGACGGAGCAGGACTTTTATTAAAATTAAATGAAATTTACGGCAACCATTTAGATAAATTAGAATTAACGAAAATAGCTTTAAAAATCGGATCGGACGTCCCCTTTTTTCTTACCGAGAAAGATGCAGTAGTATCCGGTTTCGGCGAAAAAATAGAAGAAATTGAATCAAGCGCTCTTATGAAGTACTATATAGTTTTAGTAATACCCGATTTCGGAATAAGCACAAAAAAAGCATATGACGATTACGACGATTTTTTGTTGACAAATAAGTCAAATTATTATAATATTCAATACTTAGGCTTTAAAGAATTAAAATTAAAAAACGATTTCGAAAACGTTATATTTGCAAATTATAAGGTTATAAAAGAAATTAAAGAATCTATGATTTTAAACGGAGCGGAAATTTCTCTTTTGTCAGGCAGCGGCTCTGCCGTGTTTGGGGCTTTTACTTCGGAGCATAGTGCTAAAGAATACATAAGTAAAATAAAATCGTTTAATTTTAACAACATAGTGCATTTGATTTTTTTGACGGAAACTTTATAAACTATTACTCAACCGATTTCATTTTGGAGGGATTTTTATGCAAGTTACAGAAGTTAATGTTTTTCCTGTTAATGAAGAAAAATTAAAAGCCTATGTTACGATTACGTTCGATAATTGTTTCGTAGTAAGGGACCTTAAAATTATTAACGGAAAGGACGGTTTATTTGTCGCTATGCCAAGCAAAAAAAGAAAAGACGGCACATTCAAAGACACGGCGCATCCTCTTAACAACGAAACAAGGGATATGATAGAGACGGCGGTGCTCGCGTCTTATGAAACCGCGGTAAGCAATCAGGAATAGTTCGTGATTTTCGGTTCACAACTTATAAGTTGTGAATTTTTATATTTTAAT
The DNA window shown above is from Candidatus Acidulodesulfobacterium acidiphilum and carries:
- the ispE gene encoding 4-(cytidine 5'-diphospho)-2-C-methyl-D-erythritol kinase — encoded protein: MKDIVYFAPAKVNFSLNIGKKESCGLHKIVSLMRKINVKDKITFNLTDGQYNIKTVAGSNLKNKISERELQSLSNEGNITIKTAKLFFNTLNVRNKGIDILIEKNIPFNAGLGGGSSDGAGLLLKLNEIYGNHLDKLELTKIALKIGSDVPFFLTEKDAVVSGFGEKIEEIESSALMKYYIVLVIPDFGISTKKAYDDYDDFLLTNKSNYYNIQYLGFKELKLKNDFENVIFANYKVIKEIKESMILNGAEISLLSGSGSAVFGAFTSEHSAKEYISKIKSFNFNNIVHLIFLTETL
- the spoVG gene encoding septation regulator SpoVG, with the translated sequence MQVTEVNVFPVNEEKLKAYVTITFDNCFVVRDLKIINGKDGLFVAMPSKKRKDGTFKDTAHPLNNETRDMIETAVLASYETAVSNQE